A genomic segment from Bradyrhizobium sp. ISRA430 encodes:
- the mbfA gene encoding iron exporter MbfA yields the protein MKNFADLTEREVLAVAISSEEEDSRIYMTFAEDLKERYPDTAKIFEQMAEEERDHRHRLLKLYEERFGVHLPPIRREDVKGFLRRRPIWLTKNLPLDTIRKEVETMELEAERFYARAADQADDVGVRRLLGDLAEEEKHHENRAIALTDEFLKPDVRAEEDRTRRRMFVLQYVQPGLAGLMDGSVSTLAPLFAAAFATHHNWQTFLVGLAASIGAGISMGFAEALSDDGSLTGRGSPWLRGITCGAMTTLGGLGHTMPYLVPDAWPNAFWIATAIACIVVFFELWAIAFVRARYMDTPFLQAVFQIVLGGAIVLGVGILIGAA from the coding sequence GTGAAGAACTTTGCCGATCTGACCGAGCGCGAGGTGCTGGCGGTCGCGATTTCCTCAGAGGAGGAAGACAGCCGCATCTACATGACCTTCGCCGAGGACCTGAAGGAGCGATACCCGGACACGGCCAAGATCTTCGAACAAATGGCCGAGGAGGAGCGCGATCACCGGCATCGCCTGCTGAAGCTCTATGAGGAGCGCTTCGGGGTGCATCTGCCGCCGATCCGCCGCGAGGACGTCAAGGGCTTCCTGCGGCGACGTCCGATCTGGCTGACGAAGAACCTGCCGCTCGACACGATCCGCAAGGAGGTCGAGACCATGGAGCTCGAGGCCGAGCGCTTCTATGCGCGGGCCGCCGACCAGGCCGACGATGTCGGCGTGCGCCGCCTGCTCGGCGATCTCGCCGAGGAGGAGAAGCATCACGAGAACCGCGCCATCGCGCTCACGGACGAATTCCTGAAGCCCGACGTGCGCGCCGAGGAAGACCGCACGCGGCGGCGGATGTTCGTGCTGCAATATGTGCAGCCCGGTCTCGCCGGCCTGATGGACGGCTCGGTCTCGACGCTGGCGCCGCTATTCGCCGCCGCCTTCGCCACGCACCATAACTGGCAGACCTTTCTGGTCGGACTCGCCGCCTCGATCGGCGCCGGCATCAGCATGGGCTTTGCGGAGGCGCTCTCCGACGACGGCTCGCTGACCGGGCGCGGCTCGCCATGGCTTCGCGGCATCACCTGCGGGGCGATGACGACGCTTGGTGGGCTCGGCCACACCATGCCCTATCTCGTGCCCGATGCCTGGCCCAACGCGTTCTGGATCGCGACAGCGATCGCCTGCATCGTCGTGTTCTTCGAATTGTGGGCGATCGCCTTTGTCCGCGCGCGCTATATGGACACGCCATTTCTCCAGGCCGTATTCCAGATCGTGCTCGGCGGCGCGATCGTGCTCGGCGTCGGCATATTGATCGGGGCGGCTTAG
- a CDS encoding amidase, whose protein sequence is MAKSEWSFKSAVELSAALTAKKVSAVELTRDAIDRIERHDGKVNAICVRDFDRALAAAREADAALARGERKPLLGLPMTVKESYNIAGLPTTWGIPAQKNFIAEEDALPIARVKDAGTVILGKTNVPLGLGDWQSYNDIYGTTNNPYDLSRTPGGSSGGSSAALAAGYGPLSIGSDIGGSLRVPAFHCGVYAHKPTFGLVAMRGHTPPPLPALPFERDLSVIGPMARSTADLSLLLDVMAEPDPLDVGKAYRLDLPAARHGALKDFRVLVIDTDPVLPTDAAIRGTINTLAEDLAKAGVRVERTSPLLPDFAASSRLYMRMLMSFLGATFAPDIYAGAKTAAAALPESDNSLAAERLRGIALSHRDWQMANGGRTRLRAQWRELFKSFDAVICPVMPTPAFPHDHSPEQEQRRITIDGKEHAYPDQLAWPGIATLPGLPSTAIPTGFAPDGLPVGVQIVGPWLEDRTPLKLAELIEREFGGFTPPPAFDD, encoded by the coding sequence GTGGCCAAATCGGAATGGAGTTTCAAGAGCGCGGTCGAACTGTCGGCCGCATTGACCGCGAAGAAGGTCTCCGCGGTCGAGCTCACGCGGGACGCGATCGACCGTATCGAGCGTCACGACGGCAAGGTCAACGCGATCTGCGTCCGCGACTTCGATCGTGCGCTCGCCGCCGCCCGCGAGGCCGATGCGGCACTGGCGCGCGGCGAGCGGAAACCGTTGCTCGGCCTGCCCATGACGGTGAAAGAATCCTATAACATCGCCGGGCTTCCGACGACCTGGGGCATTCCCGCGCAGAAGAATTTCATCGCCGAGGAAGACGCTCTCCCGATCGCGCGGGTGAAAGACGCCGGCACCGTGATTCTGGGCAAGACCAACGTGCCGCTCGGCCTCGGCGACTGGCAGAGCTATAACGACATCTACGGCACCACCAACAACCCCTATGACCTCAGCCGCACGCCCGGCGGCTCGTCCGGCGGATCGTCAGCCGCGCTTGCGGCGGGCTACGGCCCCTTGTCGATCGGCTCCGACATTGGCGGCTCGCTGCGCGTGCCGGCTTTCCATTGCGGGGTCTACGCGCACAAGCCCACCTTCGGACTGGTCGCGATGCGCGGCCATACGCCACCGCCGCTGCCGGCCCTACCGTTCGAGCGCGACCTGTCGGTGATCGGCCCGATGGCGCGCAGCACCGCCGACCTGTCGCTGCTGCTCGACGTGATGGCCGAGCCCGATCCGCTGGATGTGGGCAAGGCCTACCGGCTCGATCTGCCGGCGGCACGGCACGGCGCCCTGAAGGATTTCCGCGTGCTGGTGATCGACACCGATCCGGTGCTGCCGACCGACGCGGCCATACGCGGGACAATCAACACGCTGGCCGAGGATCTTGCCAAGGCCGGCGTCAGGGTCGAGCGCACCAGTCCGCTGCTGCCGGATTTCGCCGCCTCCTCGCGGCTCTATATGCGCATGCTGATGTCGTTCCTGGGTGCGACCTTCGCGCCCGACATCTATGCCGGCGCCAAGACGGCCGCCGCCGCGCTGCCGGAGAGCGACAACAGTCTCGCCGCGGAGCGGCTGCGCGGCATCGCGCTCAGCCATCGCGATTGGCAGATGGCCAATGGCGGGCGCACGCGGCTGCGCGCGCAATGGCGCGAGCTGTTCAAGAGCTTCGACGCAGTGATCTGCCCGGTCATGCCGACGCCGGCCTTTCCGCACGACCATTCGCCGGAGCAGGAGCAACGGCGCATCACAATCGACGGCAAGGAGCACGCCTATCCCGATCAGCTTGCGTGGCCCGGCATCGCCACCCTGCCCGGCCTGCCCTCGACCGCGATCCCCACCGGCTTTGCACCGGACGGACTGCCGGTCGGCGTCCAGATCGTCGGCCCGTGGCTGGAGGACCGCACGCCGCTAAAACTTGCCGAGCTGATTGAGCGCGAGTTCGGCGGCTTCACGCCGCCGCCGGCATTTGATGATTAG